The following proteins come from a genomic window of Rhodoligotrophos sp. CJ14:
- a CDS encoding undecaprenyl-phosphate glucose phosphotransferase, whose translation MTLANEKLASGSAEIPRSQQPLQFLKDHGVTRQVLMDIGAFVEMIIVAISAVLAKWIYIDLYLQQTYSDVWSYLWVGMLGACLTTVTLRKQQLYDVDRFASQSRHLRRYFIGLAVAFLLLAALGYGVKVSTEYSRGWALTWFAIAFVLLVSERKLAVRTIGKLLDAGPFARRVAFVGDEALLQPLIRDIRANSGIVVAGVYPYYCDPSGRWKAKGLDDLINHSRTMRIDDVVLAVPLAAQDAIVNAASRLSQLPVNISVFAGELTGLATPRGLRRLGSTQLFALQSRPIDDWGRIVKSAFDRIGSAALLLVLMPLFAAIAIAIKLDSSGPVFFSQRRHGLNHRVINVLKFRTMRVAEDGPRITQATSNDPRVTRIGAFLRRTSLDELPQLWNVLRGEMSLVGPRPHAIVHNEYYGELIEAYANRHKVKPGMTGWAQIHGYRGNTEDPELMRKRVEYDLHYIEKWSLSLDLEVLIKTVWKGFVNARAY comes from the coding sequence ATGACGTTGGCGAACGAGAAATTGGCGAGCGGAAGCGCTGAGATCCCCCGATCGCAGCAGCCGCTACAGTTCCTGAAAGACCACGGTGTAACACGACAGGTGCTGATGGACATTGGTGCCTTCGTAGAGATGATTATCGTTGCCATTTCGGCTGTTTTGGCGAAGTGGATCTATATAGATCTATATCTGCAACAGACTTATAGCGATGTTTGGAGTTACCTGTGGGTAGGCATGCTGGGGGCGTGCCTGACAACTGTCACGCTCCGCAAGCAGCAATTGTACGATGTCGATCGTTTTGCTTCCCAGTCTCGTCATCTCCGGCGTTACTTTATCGGTCTTGCGGTTGCCTTCCTGTTGCTTGCCGCCCTCGGATATGGAGTCAAGGTTTCAACCGAATACTCGCGTGGTTGGGCGCTGACCTGGTTTGCCATTGCATTCGTTCTGCTGGTCAGCGAGCGTAAGCTGGCGGTACGCACCATAGGCAAGTTGCTCGATGCGGGGCCGTTTGCGCGTCGCGTGGCCTTTGTCGGCGATGAAGCGCTCTTGCAGCCCCTCATCAGAGATATCCGCGCCAATTCAGGCATCGTGGTTGCTGGCGTGTATCCCTATTACTGCGATCCGTCGGGGAGATGGAAGGCAAAGGGCCTCGATGATCTGATCAACCATTCGCGTACCATGCGCATTGATGATGTCGTACTGGCTGTCCCTCTGGCTGCCCAGGACGCGATCGTCAATGCGGCGAGCCGCTTGTCTCAGCTGCCTGTCAATATTTCGGTCTTCGCCGGCGAACTTACGGGCCTCGCCACGCCTCGTGGTTTGCGCCGGCTTGGCTCAACTCAGCTCTTCGCACTGCAATCGCGGCCCATTGACGATTGGGGGCGCATTGTCAAGAGTGCATTTGATAGAATTGGGAGCGCGGCTCTACTCCTGGTCTTGATGCCCCTCTTTGCGGCAATCGCCATCGCGATCAAGCTCGACAGTTCCGGCCCCGTTTTCTTCTCCCAGCGCCGCCATGGCCTCAATCACCGGGTGATCAATGTCCTGAAGTTTAGGACTATGCGTGTTGCCGAAGATGGGCCGCGGATAACGCAGGCGACGAGCAACGACCCACGTGTGACGCGCATCGGAGCGTTCTTGCGCCGAACGAGCCTTGACGAGCTGCCTCAGCTTTGGAACGTACTTCGTGGCGAGATGTCCCTCGTGGGGCCACGACCCCATGCGATTGTTCACAATGAGTATTATGGCGAATTGATCGAGGCTTATGCCAACCGGCATAAAGTCAAGCCGGGGATGACCGGCTGGGCGCAGATTCACGGATATCGTGGCAATACGGAAGATCCAGAGCTCATGCGCAAGCGGGTCGAGTATGATTTGCATTATATCGAGAAGTGGTCGCTCAGTCTCGACCTGGAAGTGCTGATCAAGACGGTCTGGAAGGGCTTTGTGAACGCGCGTGCGTACTGA
- a CDS encoding O-antigen ligase family protein, which translates to MSEKLVPYGLMALVVISPLPFGGNLPWAWAVYAIIAALLVIAYSIETARTRTAFPVPLSRIAVPAILVFGVAVWIILQAFPVLPATWANPLWAIVPEALEVPGRGTVSINPDETMEGLMRLLTYSGVFWLSLQLSRDRSTGERFVKVIGWAIAAYAAYGLLLWAFNSETILWYEKEAYQGDLTSTFVNRNSFATYVGMGCVILLILLMRWLTIEFADRQNMPWSKRFVHIVGSSRELVLYALPLLMVFCALLLTHSRAGFGATLVAMLLAFALWQSRQHRGFIAGMIGLAVLMVVIGYWIVVGGDALLARFADVNSSTEARMNVYIATMRAIGDYVWTGSGYGTFNDIFPMYRDESISAIGVWDKAHNTYLELLLGLGIPGAIALIAAVLWLVVLCAVGAFNRRRGRHMPLIAFAVSVLVGLHALVDFSLQMAGVAITYSALLGIGVAQSWSTRETS; encoded by the coding sequence TTGTCCGAAAAATTAGTACCCTATGGGCTGATGGCGCTGGTCGTCATCAGCCCGTTGCCATTCGGTGGCAATTTGCCCTGGGCCTGGGCCGTTTACGCCATCATCGCCGCGCTATTGGTCATCGCCTACAGCATCGAGACGGCGCGGACGCGAACGGCCTTTCCTGTACCGCTGTCACGCATCGCTGTGCCGGCGATCCTGGTATTTGGGGTCGCAGTCTGGATCATACTCCAGGCATTCCCGGTTCTGCCGGCCACTTGGGCCAATCCGCTCTGGGCCATTGTACCCGAGGCTTTGGAGGTGCCCGGCCGCGGCACCGTCTCCATAAACCCGGATGAAACAATGGAAGGGCTGATGCGCCTGCTCACCTATTCCGGTGTCTTCTGGCTCAGCCTGCAGCTTTCACGCGACCGCAGCACCGGCGAGCGTTTTGTGAAGGTGATCGGGTGGGCCATCGCGGCCTACGCCGCTTATGGTCTTCTGCTTTGGGCCTTCAATTCTGAGACCATACTTTGGTACGAGAAAGAGGCCTATCAAGGCGATCTGACATCCACATTCGTCAACCGCAACAGCTTCGCGACCTATGTGGGCATGGGCTGCGTGATCCTTCTCATCTTGCTGATGCGCTGGCTCACTATTGAGTTTGCCGATCGGCAGAACATGCCCTGGAGCAAGCGTTTTGTTCATATCGTCGGCAGCAGCCGGGAGCTCGTGCTCTACGCGCTGCCTCTGCTGATGGTGTTCTGCGCTCTGTTGCTCACCCATTCCCGCGCCGGGTTTGGCGCGACCCTGGTGGCCATGCTCTTGGCATTCGCTTTGTGGCAATCGCGCCAGCACCGCGGCTTTATCGCGGGAATGATTGGCCTTGCCGTGCTGATGGTGGTCATCGGCTACTGGATTGTGGTCGGTGGTGACGCTCTGCTTGCTCGTTTTGCCGACGTGAACAGCTCGACGGAAGCGCGCATGAATGTCTACATCGCCACGATGCGGGCCATCGGAGATTACGTCTGGACCGGATCCGGATACGGCACCTTCAACGACATTTTCCCCATGTACCGCGACGAGAGCATCAGCGCGATAGGGGTATGGGATAAAGCGCACAATACCTATCTCGAGCTGTTGCTTGGACTCGGTATTCCCGGAGCCATCGCGCTCATCGCGGCTGTGCTTTGGCTGGTGGTGCTTTGCGCGGTTGGGGCCTTCAACCGTCGGCGCGGCCGGCACATGCCGCTCATTGCCTTTGCCGTTTCGGTTTTGGTGGGCTTGCACGCACTGGTGGATTTCAGCCTGCAGATGGCAGGCGTTGCCATCACCTATTCGGCCCTATTGGGCATCGGCGTCGCCCAATCGTGGTCGACGCGCGAAACGAGCTGA
- a CDS encoding UDP-glucose dehydrogenase family protein, with the protein MKLVMVGSGYVGLVSGVCFADFGFDVTCVDVDESKIARLEAGELPIYEPGLDQLLAENVQAGRLRFSTDLATAAADADAVFIAVGTPSRRGDGEADLTYVFEAARQVARVAKPGTVVVIKSTVVVGTCRKVKEIIATERPGLDFSVASNPEFLREGSAIEDFMRPDRVVIGVHDKRGESALRRAYRPLYLRDSPMVVTTLENAELIKYASNAFLAMKVTFINEVADLCETVGGNVQEVAKAIGLDGRIGSKFLHAGPGFGGSCFPKDTRAFAATGQKHNTPLRLIETVISVNEDRKRRMAEKILEPLGSNPEGKKVAVLGIAFKPNTDDVREAPSLDIVPRLLEAGAIVAAHDPEAREQARPLLNEVTWADDAYDAVKDADVVAILTEWNEYRGLDLKRVAKLMRGNTLVDLRNIYKQEDLEETGLLYISVGRPRAGTPRLHAVSAKTA; encoded by the coding sequence ATGAAACTTGTCATGGTTGGCTCTGGCTATGTCGGCCTGGTCTCCGGTGTCTGCTTTGCTGACTTCGGCTTTGATGTGACCTGTGTCGATGTGGACGAGAGCAAGATCGCGCGCCTCGAGGCCGGTGAGCTTCCAATCTACGAGCCGGGGCTCGACCAGCTGCTGGCGGAAAATGTTCAGGCCGGTCGGCTGCGGTTCTCGACCGATCTCGCCACCGCCGCGGCGGATGCGGACGCGGTGTTCATCGCGGTCGGAACGCCCTCACGCCGGGGCGACGGCGAGGCCGATCTCACCTATGTCTTCGAGGCGGCGCGCCAGGTGGCCCGGGTTGCCAAGCCAGGCACTGTGGTCGTCATCAAATCAACCGTGGTGGTGGGCACCTGCCGGAAGGTCAAGGAGATCATTGCGACCGAACGCCCGGGGCTCGATTTTTCCGTGGCATCAAATCCGGAATTTCTGCGCGAAGGATCGGCGATCGAAGATTTCATGCGCCCAGACCGGGTGGTGATCGGCGTGCATGACAAGAGGGGCGAATCCGCGTTGCGCCGCGCCTATCGTCCGCTTTATCTGCGGGACTCACCGATGGTGGTGACGACGCTCGAGAATGCCGAGCTCATCAAATATGCCTCCAACGCATTCCTCGCGATGAAGGTGACCTTCATCAACGAGGTTGCGGATCTGTGCGAAACGGTCGGCGGCAACGTGCAGGAAGTGGCGAAGGCGATCGGGCTTGATGGACGGATCGGCTCGAAGTTCCTGCATGCAGGCCCCGGCTTCGGCGGCTCGTGTTTCCCCAAGGATACCCGCGCGTTTGCGGCTACGGGGCAGAAACACAACACGCCGCTCCGTCTGATCGAGACGGTGATTTCGGTCAATGAAGATCGTAAACGGCGGATGGCCGAGAAGATCCTGGAGCCGCTTGGTTCAAACCCGGAAGGCAAGAAGGTGGCGGTGCTCGGGATCGCGTTCAAGCCCAATACGGACGATGTGCGAGAGGCACCCAGCCTCGACATCGTCCCGCGACTGTTGGAGGCCGGCGCCATCGTTGCCGCGCATGACCCTGAGGCGCGGGAGCAGGCCCGGCCGCTTCTGAACGAGGTCACGTGGGCAGATGACGCTTATGACGCCGTCAAGGACGCGGACGTGGTCGCCATTCTCACGGAATGGAACGAGTATCGCGGGCTTGATCTGAAGCGCGTGGCCAAGCTGATGCGTGGCAATACGCTGGTGGATCTTCGCAACATCTATAAGCAGGAAGATCTCGAAGAGACCGGTCTGCTCTATATCAGCGTCGGGCGGCCACGCGCCGGCACGCCGCGCCTGCATGCCGTCTCAGCCAAAACGGCCTGA
- a CDS encoding NAD-dependent epimerase: MRFLITGTAGFIGFHLARRLLDGGHFVVGLDGMTPYYDIRLKEARHAILARSNGFRAQIGMLEDMAALERAAEIAEPEIIVHLAAQAGVRYSLENPRAYVDSNLTGSFNILELARQLQPRHLLLASTSSAYGANEKMPFVETDKADHPITLYAATKKAMEVMSHSYAHLWGLPTTCFRFFTVYGPWGRPDMALFKFVDAIANDRPIDIYGNGEMRRDFTYIDDLIEGITRLIECVPVEGEPVKSEHATDTLSPVAPWRLVNIAGGHTVGLLDFVETIERCLGKKAIRNMLPMQKGDVPATFADHHLLEALTGFRPSTPVSQGVEAFVRWYQTERPR; this comes from the coding sequence ATGCGCTTCCTGATAACCGGCACGGCGGGCTTCATCGGCTTTCACCTTGCCAGGCGACTCCTGGACGGTGGCCACTTCGTCGTGGGGCTCGACGGCATGACACCCTACTACGACATCCGCCTGAAAGAGGCCCGTCATGCGATCCTTGCCCGCTCGAACGGCTTCAGGGCGCAGATCGGTATGCTGGAGGATATGGCCGCGCTCGAACGGGCGGCGGAGATCGCTGAGCCCGAGATCATCGTGCATCTCGCTGCCCAGGCAGGTGTTCGCTACAGCCTCGAGAACCCCCGGGCCTACGTGGATTCGAACCTCACCGGCTCATTCAACATCCTGGAGCTGGCGCGTCAGCTGCAACCGCGTCATCTGCTTTTGGCCTCGACCAGCTCGGCCTATGGCGCCAATGAGAAGATGCCCTTCGTTGAGACCGACAAGGCCGACCATCCCATCACCCTCTATGCCGCCACGAAGAAGGCCATGGAGGTGATGTCCCATTCCTATGCCCATCTCTGGGGGCTCCCAACCACCTGCTTTCGCTTCTTTACGGTCTATGGTCCCTGGGGCCGTCCGGATATGGCTCTCTTCAAATTCGTTGATGCCATTGCCAATGATCGCCCCATCGACATCTATGGCAATGGCGAGATGCGGCGGGATTTCACCTATATCGACGACCTCATCGAAGGCATCACCCGCCTTATTGAGTGCGTGCCTGTAGAAGGTGAGCCCGTCAAATCCGAGCATGCGACCGACACCCTGTCGCCGGTTGCGCCATGGCGCCTCGTGAACATTGCTGGCGGGCATACCGTGGGATTGCTGGATTTTGTCGAGACCATCGAGCGCTGCCTCGGCAAGAAAGCCATCCGCAACATGCTGCCCATGCAGAAGGGCGACGTGCCGGCAACTTTCGCCGACCATCACCTGCTGGAAGCGCTCACCGGCTTCAGGCCCTCAACACCGGTCTCGCAAGGTGTCGAGGCATTCGTGCGCTGGTATCAGACAGAACGTCCGCGCTGA
- a CDS encoding nucleotide sugar dehydrogenase: MQDEHTAGDIRPLSLERARVGVIGLGYVGLPLAVAFAARYPTIGYDISTQRVDELTAGRDRTREVEAAELAKATDLRFTSHVPDLNGCNTYIVTVPTPIDRHKRPDLTHLIEASKTVGAVIKAGDVVIYESTVYPGATEEDCIPVIERESGLRLNRDFFAGYSPERINPGDRQHRLGDIRKVTSGSTPEAADFIDRLYGSVIPAGTFRAASIRVAEAAKVIENTQRDLNIALVNELAIIFNRLGIDTADVLAAAGTKWNFLPFKPGLVGGHCIGVDPYYLTHKAQAVGYHPEVILAGRRINDGMGRYVVSELIKAMIRREIQVSKARVLVLGLAFKENCPDFRNSRVVDILEELGDYGTTVDVHDPCVDPEDVERVLGIELTPEPRAGTYDAVVIAVAHDQFRKLGFSRIAQLGRENSVIYDIKSLFPGEPSCLRL, encoded by the coding sequence ATGCAGGATGAGCACACAGCCGGGGACATACGGCCGCTAAGCCTTGAAAGGGCGCGGGTAGGGGTGATCGGTCTTGGCTATGTGGGCCTGCCTCTTGCGGTCGCCTTCGCGGCTCGTTACCCCACAATCGGCTACGATATCAGCACGCAGAGGGTGGACGAACTCACCGCCGGCCGCGACCGCACCCGCGAGGTTGAGGCCGCTGAACTGGCGAAGGCGACGGATCTGCGGTTCACGAGCCACGTGCCAGACCTGAACGGCTGCAACACCTATATCGTAACGGTGCCGACCCCGATCGACCGTCACAAGCGGCCGGATCTCACCCATCTCATCGAGGCGAGCAAGACCGTCGGCGCCGTCATCAAGGCGGGCGATGTGGTCATCTATGAATCGACTGTCTATCCCGGCGCCACCGAGGAGGACTGCATTCCCGTCATAGAGCGGGAATCGGGCTTGCGGCTCAATCGCGATTTTTTTGCAGGTTACAGTCCCGAGCGCATCAATCCCGGCGACAGGCAGCACCGCCTCGGCGATATCCGCAAAGTAACCTCGGGCTCGACGCCGGAAGCGGCTGATTTCATCGATCGCCTTTACGGCTCCGTCATCCCGGCGGGAACCTTTCGTGCAGCCTCGATCCGGGTTGCCGAAGCGGCCAAGGTGATCGAGAACACCCAGCGCGATCTAAACATCGCGCTCGTCAACGAGCTTGCGATCATCTTTAACCGGCTCGGCATCGATACGGCCGACGTGCTCGCGGCGGCGGGCACCAAGTGGAACTTTTTGCCCTTCAAACCCGGCTTGGTGGGAGGTCATTGCATCGGGGTTGATCCCTACTACCTCACCCATAAGGCGCAGGCTGTCGGCTACCATCCGGAGGTGATCCTTGCCGGCCGCCGCATCAACGATGGCATGGGGCGCTATGTCGTCTCTGAGCTGATTAAGGCCATGATCCGCCGCGAGATCCAGGTGAGCAAGGCGCGCGTGCTGGTGTTGGGGCTAGCCTTCAAGGAGAACTGCCCCGATTTCCGCAACAGCCGGGTGGTCGATATCCTTGAGGAGCTCGGTGACTATGGCACCACCGTCGATGTGCACGACCCCTGCGTCGACCCGGAAGATGTGGAGCGTGTCCTTGGCATCGAGCTTACCCCGGAACCCCGCGCCGGCACCTATGATGCGGTTGTGATCGCCGTCGCCCATGACCAATTTCGCAAGCTCGGCTTCTCCCGCATCGCCCAGCTGGGACGCGAAAACAGCGTGATCTACGACATCAAGAGCCTGTTTCCCGGTGAGCCGTCATGCTTGCGCCTCTGA
- a CDS encoding oligosaccharide flippase family protein, which yields MTSLSLERVRPLLVSYGVYLAGLITRGVELVGKLGLYMLAARVLGAHDAGLFFLCITWVSLIATVARTGFEKASTRHIAAELAVGDGRAALRAMIFSMIWASAGGLIAAAITYAAAEPISVHLFSEPDLVRALALSAIVIVPQNLCIMFGHALAGLKRGIASQLVQNALWPVLTLSALALGVHQLDGLLYALAGSMMLASLLGLVLVLRRWRVFSVRRAIGAGIALPPLWKTALPLAVVEINQIALSSIPVLVLGMFASAADVGAFSVAMRISLLIWVVIISIGTIAAPMFAEHHRLGELRELHKLNRNVWLAISGFGVPVVAIMMLFPSSLLSLIGPGFETAATALVIMAVGQLVNCLLPCQDILLAMTGHGARLRLLNLLQFASCVVFSALLIPSFGMIGAATTSAICIAQGAIGTALSVRSLLPRPREGDQPDQVRGASMTAHRETGS from the coding sequence ATGACCAGTCTCTCCCTCGAGCGCGTGCGCCCGCTCCTCGTCTCCTATGGCGTCTATCTGGCCGGCCTCATCACCCGCGGTGTCGAGCTGGTGGGAAAGCTCGGGCTTTACATGCTCGCGGCGCGGGTGCTGGGCGCGCATGATGCGGGGTTGTTCTTCCTCTGTATCACGTGGGTCTCGCTGATCGCGACAGTCGCTCGCACCGGGTTCGAGAAGGCCTCAACGCGCCACATCGCAGCGGAACTTGCGGTGGGGGACGGCCGCGCCGCCCTGCGCGCCATGATCTTTTCGATGATATGGGCGAGCGCGGGCGGCCTGATTGCCGCGGCGATCACCTACGCGGCGGCTGAGCCCATTTCGGTTCATCTGTTCAGCGAGCCAGATCTGGTCCGGGCGCTCGCATTATCGGCGATCGTGATCGTGCCGCAGAATCTGTGCATCATGTTCGGGCACGCGCTTGCCGGCCTCAAGCGTGGCATCGCCTCGCAGCTGGTTCAGAATGCGCTCTGGCCGGTGCTGACCCTTTCAGCGCTCGCCTTGGGCGTTCACCAGCTGGACGGACTGCTCTATGCGCTCGCGGGCAGCATGATGCTGGCGAGCCTTCTTGGCCTGGTGCTGGTCCTTCGCCGCTGGCGCGTGTTCAGTGTGCGACGCGCCATAGGTGCTGGCATTGCGCTGCCGCCACTTTGGAAAACGGCGCTGCCGCTTGCCGTCGTCGAGATCAACCAAATCGCGCTCTCATCCATTCCCGTGCTCGTGCTGGGCATGTTCGCCAGCGCTGCGGATGTGGGCGCCTTCAGCGTGGCCATGCGCATCTCTCTGTTGATCTGGGTGGTCATCATTTCGATCGGGACGATCGCCGCACCGATGTTCGCCGAACATCACCGCCTCGGCGAGCTGCGGGAATTGCATAAGCTCAACCGCAATGTCTGGCTCGCAATCAGCGGCTTCGGCGTGCCGGTGGTCGCCATCATGATGCTCTTCCCCTCGAGCCTTCTGTCGCTGATCGGGCCCGGATTCGAGACCGCCGCGACTGCGCTGGTGATCATGGCGGTGGGCCAGCTGGTCAATTGCCTCCTGCCCTGTCAGGACATCCTGCTGGCCATGACCGGGCACGGGGCAAGGCTTAGGCTTTTGAACCTGCTGCAGTTCGCAAGCTGCGTGGTGTTCTCGGCGCTGCTCATTCCAAGCTTCGGCATGATCGGGGCGGCGACCACCAGCGCCATCTGCATCGCGCAGGGAGCGATCGGCACAGCATTGTCGGTGCGCTCACTGTTGCCGCGGCCGCGGGAGGGCGATCAGCCGGACCAGGTCAGAGGCGCAAGCATGACGGCTCACCGGGAAACAGGCTCTTGA
- a CDS encoding class I SAM-dependent methyltransferase, whose translation MASRGAVKELGGGTNSGVLTLGGSAEHYVRHGQKSVDGWLSVLDGLIISFVSAQQQRNGISGSLGEIGIHHGRLFILLALLARDDERCFAVDIFEDQHLNLDRSGEGSEERFRRNLSRFDVPQDRVMVFRASSLAIGWPELMRDVDLPARMFSIDGGHTAEITVNDLRIADEGLHPHGVVILDDYFNAEFPEVSQGLCTHILSGGKLAPFAIGDNKVLLARPGQGQTYRRALIENLPRRNFVKTTSMFGEEVTVFRTPHRMIERVRQSELTRSLTEHPLGKALKPVVRRILG comes from the coding sequence ATGGCTTCCCGTGGTGCGGTGAAAGAGCTCGGCGGTGGCACGAACTCGGGTGTTTTAACGCTTGGCGGCTCGGCCGAACATTACGTTCGGCATGGACAGAAGAGTGTAGATGGCTGGTTGTCTGTTCTCGACGGGCTGATAATCTCGTTCGTGTCTGCTCAGCAGCAGCGCAATGGCATCTCCGGCTCCCTTGGCGAGATCGGTATCCATCACGGGCGGTTGTTTATTCTCCTTGCGCTTCTGGCAAGGGACGATGAACGCTGCTTTGCGGTCGATATCTTTGAGGATCAGCACCTCAATCTCGATCGTTCCGGCGAGGGCAGCGAAGAGCGGTTTCGGCGCAATCTCAGCCGGTTCGACGTTCCTCAGGATAGGGTGATGGTGTTCAGGGCAAGCTCACTCGCCATTGGCTGGCCCGAGCTCATGCGCGATGTCGACCTTCCGGCCCGTATGTTCAGTATCGATGGTGGCCACACCGCGGAGATCACCGTCAATGATCTGCGGATCGCCGATGAGGGCCTGCATCCTCACGGCGTCGTCATCCTCGACGATTACTTCAATGCGGAGTTTCCGGAAGTCTCTCAGGGTCTGTGCACCCACATCCTGAGCGGTGGTAAGCTTGCGCCTTTTGCGATCGGGGACAACAAGGTGCTGCTCGCGCGCCCTGGCCAAGGACAAACCTATCGGCGCGCCCTAATCGAGAATTTGCCTCGCCGCAATTTCGTGAAGACGACCTCGATGTTCGGGGAGGAGGTCACCGTTTTCCGCACCCCCCATCGCATGATCGAGCGCGTGCGTCAGTCCGAGCTGACCCGCAGCTTGACCGAGCACCCGCTGGGCAAGGCCTTGAAGCCCGTGGTTCGCCGCATTCTGGGCTGA
- a CDS encoding exopolysaccharide biosynthesis polyprenyl glycosylphosphotransferase: MTRWTHGLINRLVLVCDVTMLGLSAALAHLLWNIGSWGQIFLLFALGAVVFTQLLHVGNGYRVEHYVSAWRQMRHLLVAGIPAFLAVTAAYWLFIPEDIQHMPDMIRWGLLTYVLLLFGRLVLVRTGITLANRRALLRRNVVLIGPPNRVRSFLARRDQTDTDLFRILGVFSDSHPASDYASNDGVPYLGPIDELFTFVHGTHVDVVVILEPWQQPAEIGRIADRLYRIAADVVVPLDPEEFNLRFATIVSVAGVASLQVQRQPLKGSMGLIKLAEDYVVATIGLILTAPVLIIAALAIKLDSPGPILFRQERLGFNNKLFKVYKLRTMRFDPQDDGAAGTRRNDPRVTRVGDILRRTSIDEIPQLINVLQGDMSVVGPRPHVPNMQIGNQRQFDVVREYAARYRMKPGITGWAQINGMRGGIHTIEKAARGVKLDLYYIENWSLWFDIKIMLLTITKGMVGRDVF, translated from the coding sequence ATGACCCGTTGGACTCACGGCCTCATCAACCGGCTCGTGTTGGTGTGCGATGTCACCATGCTTGGGCTGAGCGCGGCTCTCGCCCACTTGCTGTGGAACATCGGCTCCTGGGGGCAGATATTTCTGCTATTTGCCCTTGGTGCCGTTGTCTTCACGCAGCTTCTGCATGTCGGCAACGGCTACCGGGTCGAGCATTATGTGTCTGCCTGGCGCCAAATGCGCCATCTCCTCGTGGCGGGCATTCCGGCCTTCCTGGCGGTGACGGCCGCCTATTGGCTGTTTATCCCCGAGGACATCCAGCACATGCCGGACATGATCCGGTGGGGACTGCTCACCTATGTGCTGCTTCTGTTCGGCCGTCTTGTGCTCGTGCGCACTGGCATCACGCTTGCCAATCGGCGCGCGCTGCTCAGGCGCAATGTTGTCCTGATCGGACCGCCCAACCGTGTGCGCTCCTTCCTCGCTCGTCGTGACCAAACGGATACCGACCTGTTCCGCATTCTCGGCGTGTTCTCCGACAGCCATCCGGCAAGTGACTATGCGAGCAACGATGGCGTCCCCTATCTCGGACCGATCGATGAGCTCTTCACCTTCGTGCACGGCACCCATGTCGATGTGGTGGTGATCCTGGAACCCTGGCAGCAACCCGCCGAGATTGGGCGTATCGCGGATCGTCTCTACCGGATCGCCGCCGATGTGGTGGTGCCGCTCGACCCTGAGGAGTTCAACCTGCGCTTCGCGACGATCGTCAGCGTCGCCGGCGTCGCCTCCCTCCAGGTACAGCGCCAGCCTCTCAAAGGGTCTATGGGCCTGATCAAGCTCGCCGAGGACTATGTCGTTGCGACCATCGGGCTGATCCTGACCGCGCCCGTGCTCATTATCGCCGCCCTGGCGATCAAGCTCGACAGTCCCGGTCCCATCCTGTTCCGCCAGGAGCGCCTTGGCTTCAACAATAAGCTGTTCAAGGTCTACAAGCTGCGCACGATGCGATTCGACCCGCAGGATGATGGGGCCGCCGGCACCAGACGCAACGACCCGCGCGTGACCCGGGTGGGCGACATCCTGCGCCGCACCTCGATCGACGAGATCCCTCAGCTGATCAATGTGCTCCAGGGCGATATGTCCGTGGTCGGGCCGCGTCCCCACGTGCCCAACATGCAGATCGGCAATCAGCGTCAGTTCGACGTGGTGCGCGAATATGCGGCCCGCTACCGCATGAAGCCGGGCATCACCGGCTGGGCCCAGATCAACGGCATGCGCGGTGGCATCCACACGATCGAGAAGGCGGCGCGCGGGGTGAAGCTGGACCTCTACTATATCGAGAACTGGTCCTTATGGTTCGACATCAAGATCATGCTGCTGACCATCACCAAGGGCATGGTAGGGCGCGACGTGTTCTGA